The Oncorhynchus masou masou isolate Uvic2021 chromosome 25, UVic_Omas_1.1, whole genome shotgun sequence DNA window actctctctttgtgtattaacctctcttttgtttgagcacctccatagcactttgtcctcacctgtgagtattgttttggttatggtgtgtgtttgtttgctggtgggaaaaggggaaaccaagacaagtcgcccatgggcatacactacccgtaggtagactttgttaaatacactagttagaactgggcggaccacccactgtatttttggttggttagttagctgttgttaaagtaggctagtatacttattgtttctttccttgggtccagctcagccccttttcctgccccccccccccccccctccattaccgtgtgttttccaataaaccctgagtttgacggtagatttcagttgtcatGGTTTTTTCGTTCACACTTATACTTTGTCACTATTTCAATTTGCATGAGTTacgttacgggtctcattaccatcccccctagactgtcgggacaaaagggattcgtaacacagctgcaccatcgagatcatcctgacctgttgcatcaccacctggtatggcaactgctcgccgTCTGACCGTAAGATGCTATGGCTCAGGATATCACTGGGGACCAaggttcctgccatccaggacctatatactaggcagtgtcagaggaagacccaaaAAAGTGTCCAAGACTCTAGTCACCCAAGTCGTAGAAAGTTCTCTCACTTCACGGCAAGttgtactggagcgccaagtcctGGTCCAGAATGCtcattaacagcttctacccccaatccataagactaGTGAACAATTAATCATATGGCCACTAGGACTATTTgtattgacacccccccccccccctttctttttacactgctgctactcgctgtttattatctatgtaggtaggggtaaggtgactgtacaaattacctcaactaacctgtacctccgcacattgcttcggtaccggtaccccatgtacaTAGCCCTGTTATTATTGTttattgtgtttatattttaaaaattacatttatatttagtaaatattttcttaactcaatttcttgaactgcattttaagggcttgtaaagtaagaatttcacggtaatgtctacaactgttgtatgaGATGCATGTGACTATTTCTATTTTGTTTAGTCACCAGATGACTAACAGGGTCTCTGTTTTTATGCCACCACAAAGCCATTTTGATACTCCACTGTAGAAATATACCTTGGGGGCCATAGAAATGCATGTATTGAAGGTGCTACCCATAGGATTAATTTTTATTTTTGCGTTGTAATTTCTGAAAATGTCCGTAATACATCTGCAGTTCTAGTGGAATGATTGTGTTTCACAGTATTTACTTAACTGCCAGGCCTGGGATATTCTAATGATTTctacagtttaaaaaaatatatatttttaatgtgTATAGCATTGCTTACTAGATAACCACTCCCTCCAGGGTTTATAGACATTGGATTGGACCTCATGTATGACGGTGGCGGTTCTATAAGTTCTTTCGATGACTACGTTGGGCCCTGAGGATTTGTATGTTTCTGTAACTAAGGTTGAGACGGTGACAGGAAGTGTGGTTTTTCAGATGAAAGATGTTTCTCACGGTGTGACTTTCATGTTTAAAAAAAGACGACACTTCCAGTCTTGAACTATCGCATGTGATTTATTTCCAACTGGAACAAGACGTGACATGTTGAATACATAGTAGTCCATTTAAAAGGATGGTAAAATGTCTGTTTGATTTAACATTTTAATTTTTGTGAGCAATTCCTTTGTCCATATGTAACAGTCTAagttccgtccctctcctcgccccgacctgggctcgaaccagggaccctctgcacacatcgacgacagtcaccctcgaagtatcgttacccatcgctccacaaaagagCCTTGCAGAGCAACAgcaacttcaaggtctcagagcgagttcacatcggttacacacaTTTTCCCATTTTGTACCTACATCACATGCCTAGGTTCACATTACATCACTGCACATCTTCACACAAAGCTTGGCATGAGTTCAAACATACTTCACAGCTTCCAGCACGTGAGCTATAATTCAAATTCAGTAAATATTAAATAGTTTCACAAATTATTGAGAAAAGCCTGAGAAAGCAGgtatcaatcagtcaatcagtgaCTTCCTCATGGTTTTGTTGATCCAGTCAAGGTACATTTTCGATATGAGTGTGTACACCCCAGGTTTGGTCTTGATGCCACATTTTGTACCGAACGACACGACTCCCCTTAGTTCACCTCCACACACCAACGGGCCACCAGAGTCTCCCTGAAACACACAGCACATCAATTCATACATAATTACTTTGTCATTTACAAACAATATAAGCAGTTTAACGCATGTATCAATGGTTGATCATTGGCTCCCTGCAAAATATATTACAACTTTATCCGTgagtacgcgcacacacacacacacacacacacaaaggaggcAGGTAGGAGGATGGCTCATGGTAACAGCATcgatggaatggagtcaaacatgtggtttccatgtcTGACACCTTTCAAGAaattccattccagtcattacaatgagtccgtcctcctacagctcctcccaccagcctcctctgacacacacacctgacatgaGTCCACCCTGGTCTTGTCCACAGAGCCGGCACACAGCATGCTGTAGGTGATGATTGGGGTCATGTTGTAGTAGTCTGCAGAGTTACACTTTCTCCTGTCGATCACGGTGACGTTGGTAGATTTCAGGACATCCGACATGGTTTTAGCATTGTTCTCGGTGGCTCCCCATCCAGACACTGAGCAGGGGGTCCCTGCTTGGACGTCTGGCACAGGGACAGGTAACGCCAGAGGTCTCACCGCCCCAGTCGGCTTTACTTTCTTATCCAACTGGATAGAAGAAGGAGAGGGTCGTGTCAATTCTCCTTCAACCGTCTCTAGATTTTAAATAATGGCTGACACCACAGTAGTGACTGACCTTCAGCAGCATGATGTCGTTGACTTTGAATTCGGGTTCATAACAGGGATGAGGGACGCGACCTTTCACCTTACGGACCTGTCTAGTCTCCTTCTCCTCCCGTTTGATGGAGTGGACCCCTAGAAACACCTTGTTGATGCTTCAGACAAAAACACAACCTTCCGGTTAGATCAGCTGAAGGAAGCAGCCCAACAACTACAATGACACAATCTCAGAagcacaatgtaaaaaaaaaatctaacatttGAGACGGAGTTGCGAAGCAAACCATTACAGTGACAGCATCTGTACAAGGACAACAACACTGATATTGTCACGACCGTCGTGTGAAtaattggaccaaggcgcagcgtgagtagagttccacagtTTAATGATAGTGACACTTCCAAAACAATAACGATCGTGAACCACATCGCACTCATACGAAACAATATCCCACATAGCAGAGGGGGAAAAAGAGACAAACtatgtatgatccccaattagaggtaaCGACtatcagctgcctccaattgggaaccccacacacacacacacacacaccaacatagaaatataataccTAGAAActcccctagtcacgccctgacctaaaacaccatagagagccctcgggGTGTGACAGATATTGGACCTACTCAGTACAGTGGGCCGCAGTCAGAACCCATTGCTGGTGGATCAGGATTCCTCCACAAATTTTGTTTCCTTTGTTGTCCTCCAGTAGAGCCATGTAGGGTAAGGAGTGGGGCTTCACCTCCTTTCCACCAATGATCTCTGCACAGTCACCTAGGAGCATTGGACAGAACACCAACAGTAACTAATTAGAGAAATAATCATAGATATATTTGTCAGATAACAtaaaacacataaacacacaccgaCCTGAGTGCAGATATAGAAGGATCATGGTTGTGGTCCAGAAACTGGCAGCTGTGGAGAGGATCATGGTTGTTTAACTGATGTAACCTCAGTAGTTCAGGGTCTactgtgctgtgatgctctctgatctctctctttatactAGAGGATGTGGTCTGATGTTCACCTCAtagtggaaacacacacacacacacacacacacacacacacacacacacacacacacacacacacacacacacacacacacacacacacacacacacggtcacatcTTCTACCATTTTACTTAAATGTCACCATTCAACACTTTCAAATCCCAATTTCATTAAAACAAGACGGCTGAATGTGTAAAACAAGATGCCAATGACAAGACAAATTATAAAAGGAGAAACAAGAGATTATAATTTTCTCCAGTGGTATTAGAGCTTTACAAAATGACCCTCGGTCCACAAAAAGTTGTTTACCGTCTAGTTTAGTTTCTAATATAGAAGTACATCATAACACTGTTAGCCCACTCAGTCTGTTGAAGAAGAGAATATGTTCACCAATAGTAGAGACAGAACGCCAACAACGAAGTCATTCCATTCATATGAAAAGCcaatgactcagttacacaagaaAGTTACATCATTAACAGAGGTTTCACCTTACACTCTGTATTTTCCctaggtgggagaggagggtgaggtggtcgaggagggagaggtggtctaggagggagaggaaggtgaggtggtctaggagggagaggaggatgagatggTCAAGGAGGGTGAGGAGTGTGAGGTGgtctaggagggagaggagggtgaggtggTCTAGGAGGGTGAGGAGGTCTAGGAGGGTGAGGTGGTCTAGGAGGGTGAGGTGgtctaggagggagaggagggtgaggtggtctaggagggagaggagtgtgaggtggtctaggagggagaggagggtgaggtggTCTAGGAGGGTGTGGTGgtctaggagggagaggagggtgaggtggtcgaggagggagaggtggtctaggagggagaggtggtctaggagggagaggaggatgaggtggtCTAGGAGGGAGAGGTGGTCTCAGAGGGTGAGGTGgtctaggagggagaggagggtgaggtggTCTAGGAGGGTGAGGAGGTCTAGGAGGGTGAGGTGGTCTAGGAGGGTGAGGTGgtctaggagggagaggaggttgaggTGGTCTAGGAGGGTAAGGTGgtctaggagggagaggagggtgaggtggtctaggagggagaggagggagaggagggtgaggtggtctaggagggagaggagggtgaggtggTCTAGGAGGGTGAGGAGGTCTAGGAGGGTGAGGTGGTCTAGGAGGGTGAGGTGgtctaggagggagaggaggttgaggTGGTCTAGGAGGGTAAGGTGgtctaggagggagaggagggtgaggtggtctaggagggagaggagggagaggagggtgaggtggtctaggagggagaggagggtgaggtggTCTAGGAGGGTGAGGTGGTCTAGGAGGGAGAGGTGgtctaggagggagaggagggtgaggtggtctaggagggagaggagggtgaggtggTCTAGGAGGGTGAGGTGGTCTAGGAGGGTAAGGAGGTCTAGGAATTTCTCGTGAATCACACTCCAACCATAAACTGCTGTTAATTTCCATCCCTTTTTTACTCCCCTCTTATGTACCATCCTCTGGTCATTCTCACCAACTGTACTGGAGACAACAGATTCACACAATGCTTCCGCCATCGCTCAACGTTCCATACTGcactcacctccttctcaaaacccattggatgacaAAACTCCAATGGgtttagagaggggagagaggaagtgaggagtgTTCAATTGATATTTTCCACATGTGTTTGATCtatcacacctgattcaacttatcaactaatcatcaagaccTTGACTGGGTaaatcaggtgagctggttcagggctacaacaaaaTTACTGATCTCGATCAAGGCTATTGAGTAACACAGTATAGAGTCATAAAACCCCGAAATGGTTGCAATCGTTTTTACACTAATCGTTTTTCCATCAGGGATTTTAGAACTATGCggtctgtgtttcatgtaggtGTGACAGAGTGAACATTTAGAGTTTCCATCCAACCTCCTGCGCGATGTAGATATCAAAGAACACTGCAGGTCGCGGGTAGAGTAGTGGGTGAAACCATTCACTTCACGAAAAGCTGCGATATAAATAAAGTTTCGTCACGTGTTGTCGaattcatacaaatatttgctGCCATTAGTGGGTGAAACCATTCACTTCACGAAAAGCTGCGATATAAATAAAGTTTCGTCACGCGTTGTCGAATCCATACAAATGTTTGCTGCCATTGTCGTAAGGTTGGCAATACGAGAGGTCTTCGGGATGAACCATTTTCTTTGAAAGAACAACTAGTGGGTTTCGAGTGCTTCTTCCTTATTTGGGAAGTTGGTCTGTCTGCTCTTCAGTCTGAGAGAGATTTTCTGAGAGCAGTGAATGTGTGGTTGTGAAAGTCCTGTTATTAATGCCTGTCTACTCTGTTTTATATCTTCTACTGCAGATTTTTAAAAAACAAGTCAATCTGAAGTGTTGGTGTCGGTGTGTCCCCTCTTCTGTGAAGTTGGTTGcataggcttaccctggcgtgatgttttgataaccttgcaaatctctcggacaaggtcatttaaaaaaaatcaataatCACCATTGCGCATTTGAGAGTAAATTGaggcgaatatattgataaaaatgcaccttgtccgagagagaatTGCACGGATATCAAAATAATCACACCAAAGTAACAattaattgatttaaaaaaaaaaatcaaattcaaAATGTGAAAAATGAACGGGG harbors:
- the LOC135513476 gene encoding granzyme A-like, coding for MILSTAASFWTTTMILLYLHSGDCAEIIGGKEVKPHSLPYMALLEDNKGNKICGGILIHQQWVLTAAHCTDINKVFLGVHSIKREEKETRQVRKVKGRVPHPCYEPEFKVNDIMLLKLDKKVKPTGAVRPLALPVPVPDVQAGTPCSVSGWGATENNAKTMSDVLKSTNVTVIDRRKCNSADYYNMTPIITYSMLCAGSVDKTRVDSCQGDSGGPLVCGGELRGVVSFGTKCGIKTKPGVYTLISKMYLDWINKTMRKSLID